In Amblyraja radiata isolate CabotCenter1 chromosome 15, sAmbRad1.1.pri, whole genome shotgun sequence, the genomic window TCcagaccagcccccccccccccacacccggaACTATCATCACCGACTCCACGTGCCGTATAGAGGGCAGCATCATAGGACACGTACTCACCAGGACAAGGAAACCCGTCACTTTGACCTCTATGGCCTCACTGGGGGTGGGGTGTCAGGATGGTGGGGTAGGCATAGGGGTAGGAGTGTGGCGggaggggggaggcgagggaggggATCTAGGTGGGGTAGCATTTGACATTGACCAGCTGCACACTCGCCAACCGTGCAGGGAGAGGGCCTCCAGCAtgaaggggttggggggggggggtatcaggGTGGTGGGGAAGTGGttgggaggggggaaagaaggggtcCAGGTGGTGGGTCTGACACTCACCTGGTGCACAGCCTTGCCCACCCCGTGCAGGGACTGGGCCTCTGGCGTGAGGGGTGGTGGAggattggggtggggggtggggggtggggggggagcgggacggaactgggaggggggagaggggcgggtacaggctggggggggggagggcgggatctGACACTCACCAGCTGCACGGCCTCCCCCACCCCGTGCAGGGACAGGGCCTCCTGCGTGAGGCGGTGCAGCATCCGGTTGCTGTGCGACGCCTCACGCCCCCCCTTCAGCAGCAGACCGTTGCCACTGGCAACCGCCAGAGCCGACACCTGCCGAGAAGAGCAGAGACCCGCCTCAGACCGGGGAACACACCCACTGAACCCCAACACCCACCGAATCCCGATAACCCCCTGGAACCCAACACACCCGAACCCCAACACCCCCCCAACCCACGGTAACCCCCTGACCCTCAACACCCCTGAACCCGTTACTCCCCCGCGATCCCCAACACCACAGtagctccccccccctcctcaataTCCCCCGACGTTCCATGTACGGCTCTCGAACCCCggatcccccttccccccacagcaCCCTAACACGGTCTGAAGTGCAACAAGGCCAACTGAGGGTATGAGGCAGGAATTCGGTCAAGTCaattggagcaggttgtttgcaGTAAAAGGAACGTCAGGAAAATGGGGCGTTTTTAAATGTGTGCTGCCAAAAGACCACATTGCTGTTCCTATTAGAGTGAAGGCCAGGGCAGGTgagcgtaaggaagcttggatgacgagGGAAATCGAGGCTCTGGTCACGGGTAAGATGGAGGCATAGGACAGGAGATTGCATTAAGAAGGAAATCGGGAGGGCAAAATGGGACAGGAGATGGCTCTgacattaaggataatcccaaagagattttataagtacgTTGAGGGAGAGAGGATAACTAGATagagaatagggcccctcagaaaccaaagcggtCATCTCTGTGTGAAGGTCCTCAAAGGGTATTTCTGTTTTTATGCAAGGAAAGGCACAACGagacacccccaccccacacacctccccctccccttcccagcatcCCCTCACCTTCCCCTCCCGGACCCTTAACCCACCCTCACCAAGCTCCCGGTTCCTCCCTTCCCCCATCAGCTCCATCCaaatcccccctctccctctccccctgacctggGGCAGGCAGTCGGGCCGGGACTCGAAGATGACGAGTAAGACGCCAATGGGCACGGTGACCTGCTCCAGCTCCAGCCCGTTGGCCACACGTGTGCGCCGCAGCACCCGGCCCACGCTGTCCCGCGCCGAGCACGCGATCTGCCGCAGCCCGATGGCCAGGCTGTTCAGCTTGGCCGTGGTCAAGGACAGGCGATTCAGCAGAGGGGGGGGCAGGCGGcctggaggggtgggggaagggaagagagaccaACGTTACCCTGATAAACCCGCAACGACCCCAATCCCCACACCCCGACCCAACTCCAACCCGGTAGGTCTGGGGGGCGGGGATCGATATTACCCTGATACCCTCACATTGCCCCCACACCGACACAGCAGGGGGGTGGCTGGTGGTCTTGGGGGGCGGAAACAACGTTACTGTGATACCCCCGCACCAATCCCGACCCCCACCCTAACCCAGCAGGGGAGGGGGGCACAGACAATCTGGGGGGGCGGAAAGAGAGACCATCGTCATCCTGATACTCCCACCCCCAACCCCGCAAGGGAGGGCAGACTGCCTCGTCACCCTGATACCACATCaccatccccccttcccccaacccaGCAACACCAGGGGTGGGGGTCAGAACAATGTTCCCTGTCActccatctcccccaccccacgTCTCCAGAGTTACTTGTGGCGGagtcactgggggggggggggggctgctgttTCTGGGGTTACCTGTAGCAGccgctctctctgtgtctctccggTTGGCGGCCAGGATCTCCTCGCGGTTGTCGGTCAGCAGCTCGGCCAGTCGGTGGATGATGTCCGCGCGCTGCAAAAGGGCAGGGTCAGGGGTCACGGATCGCacaaatccccccctccccccccaccaagggcgcaaaccaccccctccccgtcgCTGCAACACAGCGGGGTCTGAGGTCACAGTTCACAGCCCCACCACGGACACAGACCCCCTCACGCGCATGGCCACAGGGTCAAGGGGTGAGGGTCTCATCCTGTTCACCGACCCCCACCTCTTCCGCCCAGCGCACCCCGTCCCCTGGGGCACACTAATTGAAGATCAACGGCAGAACCACAGGGTGCCAGCCCTGACCCCCCCGACCCCAGctgttattccccccccccccccccccccccccgaacccgGGGCGTCCGAAGCCCTCCGGCCACTCACCTGCTCCGGCTGCAGTGAGGCGAGAATTCTGCCGTCGGCCCGCGCCATCTCGGCCTGTTGCTCCACCGTGGGGCCTGTGGAGGGGGGTTGGGCATTGAGCATCAGTGTGgagaccctcacccccccccaaccccctcccccccgacccACTCACTGAGCGTCAGTGTGGACCCCTCCCACAGGCTGGGTACTCAATCCCCACCTACTCTGTGGGGATGGGGGCTGGTGACTGGCGTGCTGACCGCCTGCCCAGAGTGACCCTGCCTGGTCACTGTCTCACTGACTCCCTGGCACGGTCACCGAACCACCCGTCTATCCCGCAGCTCAGAGCAACTCAGTGTCTGTTCAGAGGGGACCCTGtatgtagggggggagggggggagggcgagGGGTGTCCATAGCAGAGTGGGGACGGCACCAGGGTGGTACACAGCGGGCAGTATCGCCAgagaccctcaccaccctggccacgctctcaactCGCTGATACCAACTCCAACAGCTCCTTTTGGTCCACAGGTCCTCGGAAACCACACAACACGGGTCGAGCTGCTGACcacagtgtgttagctcctctgcTAGCTGACCCCGCCGTTCCCTCAAATGGATCCAAATTTGCACTCTTCAACGTCAGATCTCTCTCCAACAAAGCCCCTCTCATCTCGGACTTCATTTCGGATTCAAAGCTTGACTTTCTGTGTCTTACTGAGACTTGGCAACAGCCTGATGATTTACCTCCACCTTAACCAAGCCATACCTCCTGAGTTTGTTTACATCTGCAAACCCCGCGCTtccgggagaggagggggtcttGCACTGCTCTATCGCGAGACTCTCAAGATCTCGTCAGTCTCAGTCAGAGCCATCCTCGTTCGAAATCCTGACTGCTCAACTACATGGGTGTACATAGTGTCTATCTATCGTCCTCCAAAGCCTTCTAAAGTTGTTATTAGCGAACTCACTGCTATTTTATCTGACCTATGTGCCATGTCCCCCAATATCATTTTAATGGGTGATTTCAATATTCATTTAGATAAACatactgacacctttactaaagaTTTTATTTCTGTTCTGGATAGTTTTGGCCTCACTCAGTACATCGATTTCCCAACCCATAATAAAGGCCATATTTTAGATTTAGTCTGTTGCTCTGGAGTGACACCATACaatcttaaataataataataataataataataataaataataataataaatactttattgatcccctcagggaaattcagatgtccagaagcccccaaccaacaaacccacagattcaaaacgaacgcagacagaaaacacatagaatacaatgtggacactacctgagagcaataaatacttaaaaagaccaataattaacaattaaaaattgcaaaatgcatccccctacagcctagcggtccgaattataaaatctaatggctgcaggggtgaagaatCTCCTGAacagctccgttctacagggcagggagaggagccggttgttccgagtgctcttttgactctccagaattacagggatgccggggtttttcaggatggcctgcaccttgtgcctcatacgcctctcaagcacatccatcccagagtctactctcccctccagcactgagctagctcgtttaaccagtttgagcaGCTtcgtgttgttttttgcactaatgctgttgccccagcagacaacagcgtagaaaataacacttgcaaccacagtgttgtaaaacatgtgcagcatatcattacacacattgaaggatttgagccttctgaggaaaaagagtctgctctggccttttttgtagagggagtcagagttgacagaccagtccagtttgttatcaaggtgcactccaaggtatttatatgtctgcaccacctcaatgtcagcccctgcagcgttgaccggctgaagggggagcttggacctgccaaagttaaccaccatcactttagtcttagttgtgttcaggatgagacagttctcttcactccaggcacaaaaggcactggtcaagttcctgtattcctcctcctgcccgttgcttacacatgccacaatcgctgtatcatctgaatatttctgtacgtggcatgtgtcagacttatagttaaagtctgctgtatacagggtgaagaggaacgggcccagaaccgttccctgtggggctcaaacattgcacaccactgtgccagagacactgtcccccagcttgacaaactgtggtcgacccgtcaggtagtcgtatatccaggagataaatatggaatccacccccatcttcttaagcttatcattcagaatcaggggttggatggtgttgaacgcacttgagaagtcgaagaacataattctcacatagccaccgggtttgtccaaaaaggagtagatccggtgcagcatgtagaggactgcgtcatccaccccaatgtaaATCTACAGAGCTTCCTATTTCAGACCATAAAACTGTCCTTTTTGATATTAATCTGCCACTCCCTAAACGCAATCTGAAGCGCACCATATCCTTCCGTAATCTGAAAAACATTCATCAAGTGGAACTCAACAGACTAATCAGTAACTCTCTTCATCCTACTTTCCCCCCACTCTGCATTGCTAACCTGGTTGATCACTACAGTGACTGTTTATCCCACTTATTAAACTCCTTGGCTCCTCTGAAAACCCGTACAGTCTCTTTTAGCAGGTCATCTCCGTGGTACACTCCTGAACTCCGCCATATGAAAATGGTGGGCCGGCGTCTGGAGAGACTTACAAAGAAAACTGGACTAACTATTCACCACCAAATGCATCCAGATCATCTTCTCTCATATAAAAATGCCCTAACTGCTGCTAAATCCTCCTACTACGCCAACATCATCAACAACAGTGAAAATAACACTCGGACTTTATTCTCCACTGTCAACAAACTACTTAAGCCTCCTGAAACCTCGAATCACCTCATCTCCACTGCTCAGTGTAATACGTTTTTGGACTTCTTCAGTACCAAAATCACCAGCATTCATCACCAATTGAACTCTTTCTTAGCTTCTGCTCACAACAGCCCACCCTGGACTTCCACACTGGactccccactctccaccctatctactttccagcttccaacagtcgaagaaataactaaactcatcaccaagtccaagaactcctcctgcttgcttgatcccatccctactggtcctggttaaatcctgtctgccctctatctcacccatcataacgtccataattaactcctccctatcaactgctactgtccctacatctctcaaaacaacttctgtcaccccgattctaaaaaaaacaggttctgatccaaacaatccatataactaccgccccatctccaacctcccattcatcactaaacttctggaaaggacagtagcgacacaacttcaagtccaccttcaaaacaataacctctatgaaccatttcagtccggttttcgccacaatcacagcactgaaacagccttggtaaaaattacaaatgatctccttctcgcaactgacaccggccacttatccatcctgatcctcctcgacctcacagcagcctttgacaccatctcccacccaattcttctggaacgtctatctgccaccggcatcaacaacaatgcactactttggttcaggtcctatctacacgacagaaaacagttcatccagggaaataaagtcacatccacaactgccacagtcacccatggtgttcctcagggatcggtgctggggccactgctttttatcatctatattcaatctcttggcaatattctctgacattttggaatcaattttcactgctacgcaGATGAaacacaactttacctctccacaaaaccaaacacctcccttcccccaactgccctcaccacctgtcttcaagctatcagcaactggatgtcactcaaccttctaaaactcaatggaaataaaacagaaatcatgctaattggctcaaagtccacactctccaaaatccacccgttcaccatttcagttgatggctcacccatacccacctcctcccatgtcaaaagtctcggcgtcattctggacagtacactttcctttggcccccacatcaacaatatcacacgctctgcatactttcatctccgcaacatctccagactccgcccctccctctccaaagacaatacaaaagtcctcatccacgctctggtcacatcccgcatcgattactgcaacgccctcctcacttgcacctccaataaacttcttcatcgcctccaatgcattcagaactctgcagcccggatcatcacccgcaccagatcatcggaccacatcacacccatcctcactcagctccactggctccctgtgcaccaccggattaactacaagattttactgctgaccttcaaagccctacaccaccttgctccccaatacctctctgacctgctgctaccatacactccttcccggtcacttcgttcctcctcagctgcaaattTAACTGtcgccacatttagactcagcaccatgggtgccagagccttcagctgctctgccccacgtctctggaacactctcccacctcccatccgtcacctggacactatcgatcaattcaaatcgcaactcaaaacacacctgtttagattagcatacccgacataacttccaccatgttcaccctgattttaatgacttaaaatgttttgtgtattttttgttttgctttttgttttttgtttttaatcaacttgattttaatattgataaatgtattgtgattttatgtcctgtaaggtgtccttgggtgtccagaaaggcgccagcaaataaaatgcattattattattattataccatcgggaagaaggtttaggagactgaaaaccgtgacctccaggttcaaagaCAGCTCCTTGTACACTGcataacactaacctcagcaactgtgatcttccaCAAACTGTGTCACACATCCTGCTGAccaacaccacccctcccccctctccctccctcccccccaccctcgccAGCACCCCCTCTACCTGCCCACCATGTCACTCACTCTCCACCcagctcctccctctccctcacccacccttcacccctcacccctcctctctctccacacctCCCGCTCGTTCCGTTTGCCCGCCCACGCCCCCCCACCTACCTGCAGGCTTCACCTCGGAGAAGAATGTGCCAACCTTCTTGCCATCGACGATGTCTGTGATCACGTGACCCGTCACCTTTGGGTGGGTGCCGCTGGCGATCACCACCGAGGTGCCCCCCTGTAGGGCCCAGAGAGCCGCCTTcacctgggggagagagagacagagagagagacccaTCACACCAGGAACCCCATCGCCGTGTGACCCCCACCCCCTGGACACCTGTAGGGACCAGAGCGCCGCCTTCACTTGGGTGGGGAAGAGACCCATCACACTGGGACCCCCCTCCACCAAGAGCCGACCCCAGACACCCCTGTGGGGCCCAGGCTGCCTTcatctgggtggggggggggtgggtgacagTGAGAGACCCTTCACACCGGGATTCCCCCCTCTACCTCCAGGACCTTCACTGGGGGACGGTGAGAGACCCTCTCACGGGAACCCCCACCCACCTTGGCCTCCCCCACCCACCTaggcctccccaccccctcccccacccaccttggcatccccatcccctcctccacccacattggcctccccacccaccttggccttcccctcccccccacccacctggcatccccatcccctcccccacccaccttgGCCTCCATGCCGCCGAGCCCCACCCTGGACTTGGTGCCGAAGGTGACAGACTGCTGGTCCCCGGGGTAGAAGGTGTCGATCAGCTTGGCGTCGTCTAGACCAGGGGGGCAGTCGTACAGGCCTGCAACACGTGGAGGAGGGAGTCACTGGCCGCTGGGGAAGGGGGCCAGACCGGGGGTAGGAAAGGGGTCATGGTTATGCCGACATTGCATGCCAACAATTGTCACTGATGCATTTCTGCAGACACTGCCACATATCCTCACCATGCAAAAGTCGCCGCGCTTTCACTGCACACACCCTCTGCACCCACACCCtctgcacccacacacacccgctgcacccacacacacacacgcacgcacacactgcacgcacacacacactgcacacacacactgcacccacacacactgcACCCACACACTGCGCGCACACACTGCGCCCACACacactgcacccacacacactgcacccacacacacactgcacccacacacacccgccccacacacactgcacacacacacactgcacccacacacacacccgccccacacactgcacacacacacactgcacccacacacacactgcacacacacacactgcgctCACACACAtactgcgcgcacacacacacactgcgctcacacacacacactgcgctcacacacacactgcacccacacacacactgcacacacacacactgcacccacacacacactgcacccacacacacactgcacacacacactacgcacacacacacaccctgcacccacacacacaccctgcacacaccctgcacccacacacacacacacaccctgcacccacacacacacacaccctgcacacacacacaccctgcacacacaccctgcacccacacacacaccccgcggTCCACAATCTACGCCCCACCTCCACAATAACACTTCACTGTCTCTACAGGTGTTGCTCACATACACACAATCGTCAACTACACACTGTGGGTCACCCACCCTCACTCACACGCACcctcacactcccccctcccccggtttccccctcaccctccacatcaGACAGCACGATCAGCATGTCCGCCCGCATCTCCACTGCCAGCCTCGCAGCCAGGCTGTCATTGTCCTTGATGCTGATCACCTGCTGGAGTCACAGCCCGCAGTCAGCAGTGGACCGGCCCCCAGTGAACCTCCCCACCCCCAGTGAACCTCCCCAACCCCAAtgaacctcccccacccccagtgaacctccccctcccccaccgaacctcccccacccccagtgaacctccccctcccccagtgaACCTCCCCCAGCGAAGACACCCAGTGAACCGCTCCACTCAGTGAACCCCACCAACCCTCAGTGAATcagaccaccccccccccggcaAACCACACCCTCCCCCGGCTCCCACCCAATGCAAATCCACCCCACTAACCCCAGCAAACTCCCCCCACCCTGGGGAAGAGGTCAATCAACCTGCCCCAACACCTGTTCACCCCCCACAAGCCTCATCCCTCATCgtcccccaaccccctctcctcgccccttcCACCAATCCGTCTCACCCCCCAGTGCTCACCCCCTGCAGGTCTGCGCTGGGCTCTGGGGGGGGCACGACTGCATCGTTGGTGTTGATGATGGGCACGATGTTCATGCGCAGCAGCTCGTGCAACGTACTGCTCAGGTTGCGACGCTTCTGCTCGTCCTGGAAGTCCAGGTTGGTCACCAGGATCTGGGGCAGGAACACACGTGATACGAGAGACAAACGTGACGCGGGAGACACGCGACACGGGAGACACACGGGAGACACACGTGATATGTGACACGCGAGTCATGCAACAGACAGAGAGACACTGGGGAGACGGGGGTCACTAACCTGTGCGGCACAGATGCTGTACTGGGTGAACATGGCCTCGTACAATGCCATGAGGCCGCTCTGACCCGCGGCTGCGCAGGCCCTCGCCTCCAGCACTGGCACCGTCTGCAACTGGCACAAGATCACTGTCACTGGACCACTCACACACAAACCCCAACCCACACCCAAACCCACtgtacccacccccccccttcctggTTCACCCCCAGAACCCATCACCAAGAACACCCACCCTTCATCAATTCCTTCAGCTGGCTGTGGCCTGTGTCCAGCACTGctgccgccacccccccccccctcccccccccctcctcccctcgcccCCTCACCATTTCCTTCAGCTGGCTGTGCCCGGAGTGTAGGGCCTGCCGGACACTCTGGGACAGGAGGATCTCGTGCCGCAGCCTCTGCCGGCCGAAGGCCACCGCGCCGCTTGTCACGATCAGCATCTCCCGGCCCTGGTTCTGCAGCATCGCCACCTGCGGAACACGGGCGTGACATTCAGGCGGTGTGACCAGGTGGTGAACACGCCACATGCAACTTCAGCCAGCGATGAACATGTAATGTGATCGGGCTGCGCGGCACGCAGCATGACCAGGCAGCAAACACACTGCACACGGCGTGACTGGGTGTACAGGCACACGAGGTGGCATACCCTGGGCTTTCAAACACGTGGCACATGGCCTAACTGGGGCACGCAGACACGGGCACGCAACTGTATGCAAAGCCTGGGCCACATAAGCacgccacacataacacacaagcaCAACAGGGTCTGAGGTCGACCTCGTCTCATGGAACGACTCGGGAGATGCTGGAGGTGTCAGCGGGAACAGCAACTGTGATTCTGGAAGTCTCCAGGTTGTTCCTGAGTGAGGCAGGGTTGATGGTAGTGTTCAGGTCTTGTGTTGGGGGAAGGCTGCTTACAGAGGCAGGACGTGGCGAGAGTGAGTCGGGAGCAGGTGTGGGCAGAACGCCAGCGCCGAGCAGAGTTGGCAAGACGACTCAGCGGGTAAAGCAGcattgaaactagtcagagaactaggataagggagggacagagagagtgggaaaacaagggttaattGCCGTACTTGTGGACAGTGTGGAAGGCTGGGGATATAGGTCAGTCATACATcgtgggaacaggcctttcggcccaacttgcccaggccgaccaacatgccccatctacactagtgccacctgatgGCACGTTGGGCTGAGATGTTGGCAGTGTGAGGGGAtgcctttgggaagtcaaacccggCACGTGAAAATAAGGAACTgctggagcgggtcaggcagcatctctggagaacatggataggtgacgtttcgacccatcttcagtcaaagGTCATGGAGGCGGGAGCAGAGGTTGAGGTTCTGGGGTCAGAGGTCGCATCTCCAGGGTAAGAGGTCAGTGGCAGATTTGGCAGCGACAGGGTCAAAGGTGACGGCGACAGGGGGCAGCGGTCACGGCACGGGGGCAGAGGTTGCGGCACAGGTCACGGTGCTCCTACCTGCTCCACGATGGATGCGAGGCGGCCAAGGGCCAGGCCACACTCATCACCGCGGGTTACCACGGCGCTGCCCAGCTTCACCACCACACGCTTGGCCTGCCGCAACTCACTGCGGTGAGCAAACGGCTTCCCCACTGTTCGGCCCTGCAGCGGCACCGAGCTCCAGCACCGCACCAACGCCACACAGCCCGCAGTCACCACACCTGCAAGGGAGCAGACAATGAGTGCGGCCCtcgggggtgggggcagagagggatcagtgggagggagagatgggtcaggacgaggggcagagagaggaagagggatcAGAGGTAGGGGCGGAGAGACGGTGCAGGAGTTGGGGGCACGAGatggggggcaggggaggggtagagatagggagagggggcagggagtCGGTGAGCAGATCACCCTCAGCCAAAGAGAGAGGTCAGAGGAAGGGCTCGGGGTGGGAGTGATCGGTGACCCAGTGACAGGTCAGCCCACACTGCAAGAATGGAGGTGACTGACAGTGGCAGGCGTCACCGGGAATTAACAAGTATGTTTCCCACACGGAGCCCCGATCAACCCGTGGATTGGAAGCAGGTTCGGTGCGAGGGTGATAGAATTGCagcgtaaacttgatgggccaaatggcctaattctgctcctatgactgatAAACATGAATTATGTCCTCttataacttcctctggcagctcgttccagatacggaccaccctctgagtgaaaaggttgcccctgaggtccctcttaaatctctccattCTCACCTTAGGCCTGTACCCTCTAGATTTAGGAatctctaccctggggaaaagactgtgagcgttcactttatccgtgcccctcatgatcttctacacctcaataaggttacCCCTCGGCCTCCTGATCTCCACGGAAACAGGTCACAGTCTATGCGACTTCTCCGTGTAGCTGAAGCATTGAAACTTTTTCCTCGTGCCCACAACcctgggggaaagagggaggacaCCAGAACCACAGGGGTGGTGTGTGGAACGGCAAAGGATTTATAAGCACCCTGAAACCACACAGGTTGATTACTGACCACAACTCGTCCACCCCACCCCCATTGCCCGTGATGGATCAGTCACCCCCACCATCACATTAGTGAGGCTGCattcggagtattgtgttcagtttttgtcaacctgagctatatggagatattgggcaggctaggactctggagcacaggaggccgaGGGTGAACTTACgggggtatataaaatcatgagaggaatagataaggtaaacgcacggagtattttacccagagtgggggaaatcaagaaccacaggacataggcttaaagtgagaagggaaatatttaataggaacctgaggtataGGGGTAAGTGGTAAGTGGTAATTCACACAgaggtaaatggaacaagctgtcagaggaggtagttgaagcaggtactatctctacatttaatagacatttcgacaggtacatgcataggaaaagtttagaggggtatgggccaagtgcgggcaggtgggacagcatgggcgagttgggccgaatggtctgttcagTGCTGTACATCGCAGTTGCCACAGCCCCAGCAGAGCATCGGTCGGACGCGCTGCTCATATTTACCGGGCGGGTAGCGGGCGGTGTGGAGGACGGGGCTGAGGCCGGCTCTCAACAGCATGGTGGCACCTGCGGAAAAAACAAACAATGAATGCATGGGTGTCAGG contains:
- the aldh18a1 gene encoding delta-1-pyrroline-5-carboxylate synthase isoform X2; its protein translation is MLLRAGLSPVLHTARYPPGKCVVTAGCVALVRCWSSVPLQGRTVGKPFAHRSELRQAKRVVVKLGSAVVTRGDECGLALGRLASIVEQVAMLQNQGREMLIVTSGAVAFGRQRLRHEILLSQSVRQALHSGHSQLKEMTVPVLEARACAAAGQSGLMALYEAMFTQYSICAAQILVTNLDFQDEQKRRNLSSTLHELLRMNIVPIINTNDAVVPPPEPSADLQGVISIKDNDSLAARLAVEMRADMLIVLSDVEGLYDCPPGLDDAKLIDTFYPGDQQSVTFGTKSRVGLGGMEAKVKAALWALQGGTSVVIASGTHPKVTGHVITDIVDGKKVGTFFSEVKPAGPTVEQQAEMARADGRILASLQPEQRADIIHRLAELLTDNREEILAANRRDTERAAATGRLPPPLLNRLSLTTAKLNSLAIGLRQIACSARDSVGRVLRRTRVANGLELEQVTVPIGVLLVIFESRPDCLPQVSALAVASGNGLLLKGGREASHSNRMLHRLTQEALSLHGVGEAVQLVSTREDVEDLCRLDKLIDLIIPRGSSQLVRDIQRASRGIPVLGHSEGICHVYLDTHANIDKAIKIVRDSKCDYPAACNALETLLVHRDHLRTPFFDQIIDMLRMEQVKIHAGPRFASYLTFSPSEVRSLRTEYGDLECCIEVVDGVQEAIAHIHKYGSSHTDVIVTESEETAEYFLQHVDSACVFWNASSRFSDGYRFGLGAEVGISTARIHARGPVGLEGLLTTKWLLRGEGQGVCDFAEQGNMSYVHENLPVPHKL